The DNA window CGGGTACTAAGGGGATTTGACCAGAAAGATAAACCATTTGCCCAACTTTAACCGCTTGTGAATACGTTCCAATCGCTTGTGGCGCATTTTTTGAATGAATGATTGTTTTAAGCATGAGATGATCCTTTTAAATTAATTTGCGACGCGTAATTTTTACCACGGATTTTAAGGCGCGAATTCTTCGCATCACTCGAGCCAAATGCGTTCGTCCTTTTACGGACACGGTTAATAATACTTGATGATAACGCCCATCCCGCTGTATTACACTGATATTATCGATATTCGCTTCGGCTGTGGCAATCGAACTGGCTAATAATGCCAGTGCGCCGCGATGATTAGCAATTTCGACATTTAAATCTGCCGGAAATTCACCTTCCACAGACTCTTCCCAACAGACCGAAATATATTTATCGGAGCGATGTTGTAAGTGCTGAACTTTGGGGCATAATTCATGATGAATAATTAATCCACGCCCTTTATCCAACATACCGATGATTTGATCACCAGGAATAGGACGGCAACAGTCGGCATAAGTAATCACCATTCCTTCTGTGCCTTTAATCGCTAAGGGTTGATCAGTTTCGAATGTTTTTAATTTTTCATGGTCGACACCATGCACGATGCGATCGGCGACCACTCGCGCAATTTGATCACCCAAACCGATACTTTCATACAATTGATCTAATTGAGTAAATTGATGATGTTTTAAGACTTC is part of the Legionellales bacterium genome and encodes:
- a CDS encoding RidA family protein, translated to MLKTIIHSKNAPQAIGTYSQAVKVGQMVYLSGQIPLVP